A stretch of the Nicotiana tabacum cultivar K326 chromosome 6, ASM71507v2, whole genome shotgun sequence genome encodes the following:
- the LOC107792065 gene encoding pentatricopeptide repeat-containing protein At1g10910, chloroplastic isoform X2, which produces MEISSMFHSIMALSSPLFSSSSSPFSFPTSSRKRPNIHKFKLQSSTSAATKITTDSIPRTEAGEFQNVLTDYVSPNSSNQFPVSRNDRQSAILQIQESSDLGSALPRLGETLKVQDMNVILRYFGKLSRRQELSQVFDWMQQNQKINVASYSSYVKLMGKSLSSVEALVMYKSIKDRSTKINVSVCNALLSCLVKNGKSESSLKLFTQMKRDGLVPDAVTYSTLLAGCAKVKDGYSKALELVQELMSNGLLMDSVTYGSLLSVCASHKECNEAEKYFQKMKAEGQSPNVYHYSSLLNAYSVDGNYEKAEALIEEMRSAGLVLNKVVYTTLLKVYVKGGFFEKSKELLKELEAFGYAKDEMPFCLLMDGLVKSGLLLEAKSVFDEMMGKHVKTDGYSYSIMISAFCRSGLLEDAKKLASEFEEKYDKYDVVILNAMLSAYCRAGEIENVMSMMKKMDDSAISPDWNTFNILIRYFCKEKLYLLAYRTMQDMHRKGHQPEEGLCSSLIYYLGKTDAHSEAFSVYNMLRYSKRTISKSLHEKILHILIAGRLLKDAYVVVKDNAGFISRPAIKRFAVNFMRSGNVNLINDVMKAMHSSGHRIDQVASLGKQRSQVQPEKTRPIAKQCDVLSVSNRRNTNIQNGFIQVSEF; this is translated from the exons ATGGAGATTTCCTCTATGTTTCATTCTATAATGGCTCTTTCATCACCTttgttctcttcttcttcttctcctttttcttttccaactTCCAGTAGAAAGAGACCCAACATTCACAAGTTCAAGTTACAGTCTTCGACCTCTGCGGCAACGAAGATAACAACCGATTCTATTCCCCGGACTGAGGCAGGCGAATTTCAGAACGTACTCACAGATTATGTCTCTCCTAATTCTTCAAATCAGTTTCCTGTTTCCCGTAATGATAGACAGTCGGCAATTCTTCAGATTCAGGAGTCGTCTGACTTGGGTTCTGCTCTTCCAAG GCTTGGTGAGACGCTTAAAGTACAGGATATGAATGTGATTTTGCGCTACTTTGGGAAGCTAAGTAGACGACAGGAGCTTTCTCAG GTGTTTGATTGGATGCAGCAAAATCAGAAGATCAATGTTGCATCTTACAGCAGTTATGTAAAGCTCATGGGAAAGAGCCTCAGTTCTGTTGAGGCTTTAGTAATGTACAAAAGCATCAAAGATAGGTCAACAAAGATTAATGTCTCAGTCTGTAATGCGCTTCTTAGTTGTCTAGTTAAGAACGGAAAATCTGAGAGCAGTCTCAAACTGTTTACTCAAATGAAGCGAGATGGTTTAGTACCAGATGCTGTCACATATAGCACG CTTCTTGCAGGCTGTGCCAAAGTAAAAGATGGATACTCTAAGGCCCTAGAGCTGGTTCAGGAGCTGATGTCTAATGGACTGCTAATGGATAGTGTGACTTATGGGTCACTTCTTTCGGTATGTGCTTCACATAAAGAGTGCAATGAAGCTGAAAAGTACTTTCAGAAGATGAAAGCTGAAGGTCAGTCTCCTAATGTCTACCACTATAGCTCTTTGCTTAATGCTTATTCGGTTGATGGAAATTACGAGAAGGCTGAAGCATTGATTGAAGAAATGAGATCTGCAGGTTTAGTATTAAAtaag GTGGTCTACACAACTTTGTTGAAGGTATACGTGAAAGGAGGTTTCTTTGAGAAGTCAAAGGAACTATTAAAGGAGTTAGAAGCTTTTGGCTATGCTAAGGATGAG ATGCCATTTTGTCTCCTAATGGATGGCCTTGTAAAGTCTGGACTTCTTCTTGAAGCAAAATCAGTATTTGATGAGATGATGGGAAAACATGTGAAAACTG ATGGATACTCCTATAGCATTATGATTTCAGCATTCTGCCGCAGTGGGCTTCTCGAAGATGCAAAGAAATTAGCTTCtgaatttgaagaaaaatatgacaAATATGATGTAGTTATTTTGAATGCAATGCTCTCTGCCTATTGCAGAGCAGGGGAAATAGAGAATGTAATGAGCATGATGAAGAAGATGGATGACTCTGCAATTAGTCCTGATTGGAATACCTTTAATATTCTTATAAGATATTTCTGCAAGGAGAAGCTGTATTTGCTTGCTTATCGTACCATGCAGGACATGCATAGAAAAGGTCACCAGCCAGAGGAG gGACTTTGTTCCTCTTTAATTTATTATCTTGGAAAGACAGATGCACATTCAGAAGCATTTTCTGTATATAACATGCTGAGATATAGCAAAAGAACCATATCCAAATCCCTTCATGAGAAGATTTTGCACATTTTGATTGCTGGGCGCCTTCTCAAAGATGCTTATGTAGTTGTCAAG GACAATGCAGGATTCATCTCCCGGCCGGCTATCAAAAGGTTTGCTGTCAACTTCATGAGATCTGGCAATGTAAACTTAATCAATGATGTGATGAAGGCTATGCACAGCTCTGGCCACCGGATTGATCAG GTGGCCAGCCTGGGAAAGCAGAGAAGCCAAGTTCAACCAGAGAAGACACGACCCATTGCAAAGCAGTGCGATGTCCTGTCGGTGTCCAATAGAAGAAATACAAACATCCAAAATGGTTTTATACAAGTATCTGAGTTTTAA
- the LOC107792065 gene encoding pentatricopeptide repeat-containing protein At1g10910, chloroplastic isoform X3 has translation MEISSMFHSIMALSSPLFSSSSSPFSFPTSSRKRPNIHKFKLQSSTSAATKITTDSIPRTEAGEFQNVLTDYVSPNSSNQFPVSRNDRQSAILQIQESSDLGSALPRLGETLKVQDMNVILRYFGKLSRRQELSQVFDWMQQNQKINVASYSSYVKLMGKSLSSVEALVMYKSIKDRSTKINVSVCNALLSCLVKNGKSESSLKLFTQMKRDGLVPDAVTYSTLLAGCAKVKDGYSKALELVQELMSNGLLMDSVTYGSLLSVCASHKECNEAEKYFQKMKAEGQSPNVYHYSSLLNAYSVDGNYEKAEALIEEMRSAGLVLNKVVYTTLLKVYVKGGFFEKSKELLKELEAFGYAKDEMPFCLLMDGLVKSGLLLEAKSVFDEMMGKHVKTDGYSYSIMISAFCRSGLLEDAKKLASEFEEKYDKYDVVILNAMLSAYCRAGEIENVMSMMKKMDDSAISPDWNTFNILIRYFCKEKLYLLAYRTMQDMHRKGHQPEEGLCSSLIYYLGKTDAHSEAFSVYNMLRYSKRTISKSLHEKILHILIAGRLLKDAYVVVKDNAGFISRPAIKRFAVNFMRSGNVNLINDVMKAMHSSGHRIDQPAFV, from the exons ATGGAGATTTCCTCTATGTTTCATTCTATAATGGCTCTTTCATCACCTttgttctcttcttcttcttctcctttttcttttccaactTCCAGTAGAAAGAGACCCAACATTCACAAGTTCAAGTTACAGTCTTCGACCTCTGCGGCAACGAAGATAACAACCGATTCTATTCCCCGGACTGAGGCAGGCGAATTTCAGAACGTACTCACAGATTATGTCTCTCCTAATTCTTCAAATCAGTTTCCTGTTTCCCGTAATGATAGACAGTCGGCAATTCTTCAGATTCAGGAGTCGTCTGACTTGGGTTCTGCTCTTCCAAG GCTTGGTGAGACGCTTAAAGTACAGGATATGAATGTGATTTTGCGCTACTTTGGGAAGCTAAGTAGACGACAGGAGCTTTCTCAG GTGTTTGATTGGATGCAGCAAAATCAGAAGATCAATGTTGCATCTTACAGCAGTTATGTAAAGCTCATGGGAAAGAGCCTCAGTTCTGTTGAGGCTTTAGTAATGTACAAAAGCATCAAAGATAGGTCAACAAAGATTAATGTCTCAGTCTGTAATGCGCTTCTTAGTTGTCTAGTTAAGAACGGAAAATCTGAGAGCAGTCTCAAACTGTTTACTCAAATGAAGCGAGATGGTTTAGTACCAGATGCTGTCACATATAGCACG CTTCTTGCAGGCTGTGCCAAAGTAAAAGATGGATACTCTAAGGCCCTAGAGCTGGTTCAGGAGCTGATGTCTAATGGACTGCTAATGGATAGTGTGACTTATGGGTCACTTCTTTCGGTATGTGCTTCACATAAAGAGTGCAATGAAGCTGAAAAGTACTTTCAGAAGATGAAAGCTGAAGGTCAGTCTCCTAATGTCTACCACTATAGCTCTTTGCTTAATGCTTATTCGGTTGATGGAAATTACGAGAAGGCTGAAGCATTGATTGAAGAAATGAGATCTGCAGGTTTAGTATTAAAtaag GTGGTCTACACAACTTTGTTGAAGGTATACGTGAAAGGAGGTTTCTTTGAGAAGTCAAAGGAACTATTAAAGGAGTTAGAAGCTTTTGGCTATGCTAAGGATGAG ATGCCATTTTGTCTCCTAATGGATGGCCTTGTAAAGTCTGGACTTCTTCTTGAAGCAAAATCAGTATTTGATGAGATGATGGGAAAACATGTGAAAACTG ATGGATACTCCTATAGCATTATGATTTCAGCATTCTGCCGCAGTGGGCTTCTCGAAGATGCAAAGAAATTAGCTTCtgaatttgaagaaaaatatgacaAATATGATGTAGTTATTTTGAATGCAATGCTCTCTGCCTATTGCAGAGCAGGGGAAATAGAGAATGTAATGAGCATGATGAAGAAGATGGATGACTCTGCAATTAGTCCTGATTGGAATACCTTTAATATTCTTATAAGATATTTCTGCAAGGAGAAGCTGTATTTGCTTGCTTATCGTACCATGCAGGACATGCATAGAAAAGGTCACCAGCCAGAGGAG gGACTTTGTTCCTCTTTAATTTATTATCTTGGAAAGACAGATGCACATTCAGAAGCATTTTCTGTATATAACATGCTGAGATATAGCAAAAGAACCATATCCAAATCCCTTCATGAGAAGATTTTGCACATTTTGATTGCTGGGCGCCTTCTCAAAGATGCTTATGTAGTTGTCAAG GACAATGCAGGATTCATCTCCCGGCCGGCTATCAAAAGGTTTGCTGTCAACTTCATGAGATCTGGCAATGTAAACTTAATCAATGATGTGATGAAGGCTATGCACAGCTCTGGCCACCGGATTGATCAG CCGGCCTTTGTctga
- the LOC107792065 gene encoding pentatricopeptide repeat-containing protein At1g10910, chloroplastic isoform X1, whose protein sequence is MEISSMFHSIMALSSPLFSSSSSPFSFPTSSRKRPNIHKFKLQSSTSAATKITTDSIPRTEAGEFQNVLTDYVSPNSSNQFPVSRNDRQSAILQIQESSDLGSALPRLGETLKVQDMNVILRYFGKLSRRQELSQVFDWMQQNQKINVASYSSYVKLMGKSLSSVEALVMYKSIKDRSTKINVSVCNALLSCLVKNGKSESSLKLFTQMKRDGLVPDAVTYSTLLAGCAKVKDGYSKALELVQELMSNGLLMDSVTYGSLLSVCASHKECNEAEKYFQKMKAEGQSPNVYHYSSLLNAYSVDGNYEKAEALIEEMRSAGLVLNKVVYTTLLKVYVKGGFFEKSKELLKELEAFGYAKDEMPFCLLMDGLVKSGLLLEAKSVFDEMMGKHVKTDGYSYSIMISAFCRSGLLEDAKKLASEFEEKYDKYDVVILNAMLSAYCRAGEIENVMSMMKKMDDSAISPDWNTFNILIRYFCKEKLYLLAYRTMQDMHRKGHQPEEGLCSSLIYYLGKTDAHSEAFSVYNMLRYSKRTISKSLHEKILHILIAGRLLKDAYVVVKDNAGFISRPAIKRFAVNFMRSGNVNLINDVMKAMHSSGHRIDQELFDMAISRYVSKPEKKELLLQLLEWMSGQGYVIDPSTRNLILKNSHLFGHQLIAESLSKQLVVSKKVKPHKENAR, encoded by the exons ATGGAGATTTCCTCTATGTTTCATTCTATAATGGCTCTTTCATCACCTttgttctcttcttcttcttctcctttttcttttccaactTCCAGTAGAAAGAGACCCAACATTCACAAGTTCAAGTTACAGTCTTCGACCTCTGCGGCAACGAAGATAACAACCGATTCTATTCCCCGGACTGAGGCAGGCGAATTTCAGAACGTACTCACAGATTATGTCTCTCCTAATTCTTCAAATCAGTTTCCTGTTTCCCGTAATGATAGACAGTCGGCAATTCTTCAGATTCAGGAGTCGTCTGACTTGGGTTCTGCTCTTCCAAG GCTTGGTGAGACGCTTAAAGTACAGGATATGAATGTGATTTTGCGCTACTTTGGGAAGCTAAGTAGACGACAGGAGCTTTCTCAG GTGTTTGATTGGATGCAGCAAAATCAGAAGATCAATGTTGCATCTTACAGCAGTTATGTAAAGCTCATGGGAAAGAGCCTCAGTTCTGTTGAGGCTTTAGTAATGTACAAAAGCATCAAAGATAGGTCAACAAAGATTAATGTCTCAGTCTGTAATGCGCTTCTTAGTTGTCTAGTTAAGAACGGAAAATCTGAGAGCAGTCTCAAACTGTTTACTCAAATGAAGCGAGATGGTTTAGTACCAGATGCTGTCACATATAGCACG CTTCTTGCAGGCTGTGCCAAAGTAAAAGATGGATACTCTAAGGCCCTAGAGCTGGTTCAGGAGCTGATGTCTAATGGACTGCTAATGGATAGTGTGACTTATGGGTCACTTCTTTCGGTATGTGCTTCACATAAAGAGTGCAATGAAGCTGAAAAGTACTTTCAGAAGATGAAAGCTGAAGGTCAGTCTCCTAATGTCTACCACTATAGCTCTTTGCTTAATGCTTATTCGGTTGATGGAAATTACGAGAAGGCTGAAGCATTGATTGAAGAAATGAGATCTGCAGGTTTAGTATTAAAtaag GTGGTCTACACAACTTTGTTGAAGGTATACGTGAAAGGAGGTTTCTTTGAGAAGTCAAAGGAACTATTAAAGGAGTTAGAAGCTTTTGGCTATGCTAAGGATGAG ATGCCATTTTGTCTCCTAATGGATGGCCTTGTAAAGTCTGGACTTCTTCTTGAAGCAAAATCAGTATTTGATGAGATGATGGGAAAACATGTGAAAACTG ATGGATACTCCTATAGCATTATGATTTCAGCATTCTGCCGCAGTGGGCTTCTCGAAGATGCAAAGAAATTAGCTTCtgaatttgaagaaaaatatgacaAATATGATGTAGTTATTTTGAATGCAATGCTCTCTGCCTATTGCAGAGCAGGGGAAATAGAGAATGTAATGAGCATGATGAAGAAGATGGATGACTCTGCAATTAGTCCTGATTGGAATACCTTTAATATTCTTATAAGATATTTCTGCAAGGAGAAGCTGTATTTGCTTGCTTATCGTACCATGCAGGACATGCATAGAAAAGGTCACCAGCCAGAGGAG gGACTTTGTTCCTCTTTAATTTATTATCTTGGAAAGACAGATGCACATTCAGAAGCATTTTCTGTATATAACATGCTGAGATATAGCAAAAGAACCATATCCAAATCCCTTCATGAGAAGATTTTGCACATTTTGATTGCTGGGCGCCTTCTCAAAGATGCTTATGTAGTTGTCAAG GACAATGCAGGATTCATCTCCCGGCCGGCTATCAAAAGGTTTGCTGTCAACTTCATGAGATCTGGCAATGTAAACTTAATCAATGATGTGATGAAGGCTATGCACAGCTCTGGCCACCGGATTGATCAG GAATTATTTGATATGGCTATATCACGCTACGTTTCAAAACCAGAAAAGAAGGAACTACTTCTGCAGTTACTGGAGTGGATGTCTGGTCAAGGCTATGTTATTGATCCATCAACAAGAAATTTGATTCTGAAGAACTCTCACTTGTTTGGCCATCAACTTATTGCTGAGTCATTGTCCAAGCAGCTTGTGGTGTCAAAAAAGGTGAAACCTCACAAGGAAAATGCAAGATAA
- the LOC107792065 gene encoding pentatricopeptide repeat-containing protein At1g10910, chloroplastic isoform X4, which yields MNVILRYFGKLSRRQELSQVFDWMQQNQKINVASYSSYVKLMGKSLSSVEALVMYKSIKDRSTKINVSVCNALLSCLVKNGKSESSLKLFTQMKRDGLVPDAVTYSTLLAGCAKVKDGYSKALELVQELMSNGLLMDSVTYGSLLSVCASHKECNEAEKYFQKMKAEGQSPNVYHYSSLLNAYSVDGNYEKAEALIEEMRSAGLVLNKVVYTTLLKVYVKGGFFEKSKELLKELEAFGYAKDEMPFCLLMDGLVKSGLLLEAKSVFDEMMGKHVKTDGYSYSIMISAFCRSGLLEDAKKLASEFEEKYDKYDVVILNAMLSAYCRAGEIENVMSMMKKMDDSAISPDWNTFNILIRYFCKEKLYLLAYRTMQDMHRKGHQPEEGLCSSLIYYLGKTDAHSEAFSVYNMLRYSKRTISKSLHEKILHILIAGRLLKDAYVVVKDNAGFISRPAIKRFAVNFMRSGNVNLINDVMKAMHSSGHRIDQELFDMAISRYVSKPEKKELLLQLLEWMSGQGYVIDPSTRNLILKNSHLFGHQLIAESLSKQLVVSKKVKPHKENAR from the exons ATGAATGTGATTTTGCGCTACTTTGGGAAGCTAAGTAGACGACAGGAGCTTTCTCAG GTGTTTGATTGGATGCAGCAAAATCAGAAGATCAATGTTGCATCTTACAGCAGTTATGTAAAGCTCATGGGAAAGAGCCTCAGTTCTGTTGAGGCTTTAGTAATGTACAAAAGCATCAAAGATAGGTCAACAAAGATTAATGTCTCAGTCTGTAATGCGCTTCTTAGTTGTCTAGTTAAGAACGGAAAATCTGAGAGCAGTCTCAAACTGTTTACTCAAATGAAGCGAGATGGTTTAGTACCAGATGCTGTCACATATAGCACG CTTCTTGCAGGCTGTGCCAAAGTAAAAGATGGATACTCTAAGGCCCTAGAGCTGGTTCAGGAGCTGATGTCTAATGGACTGCTAATGGATAGTGTGACTTATGGGTCACTTCTTTCGGTATGTGCTTCACATAAAGAGTGCAATGAAGCTGAAAAGTACTTTCAGAAGATGAAAGCTGAAGGTCAGTCTCCTAATGTCTACCACTATAGCTCTTTGCTTAATGCTTATTCGGTTGATGGAAATTACGAGAAGGCTGAAGCATTGATTGAAGAAATGAGATCTGCAGGTTTAGTATTAAAtaag GTGGTCTACACAACTTTGTTGAAGGTATACGTGAAAGGAGGTTTCTTTGAGAAGTCAAAGGAACTATTAAAGGAGTTAGAAGCTTTTGGCTATGCTAAGGATGAG ATGCCATTTTGTCTCCTAATGGATGGCCTTGTAAAGTCTGGACTTCTTCTTGAAGCAAAATCAGTATTTGATGAGATGATGGGAAAACATGTGAAAACTG ATGGATACTCCTATAGCATTATGATTTCAGCATTCTGCCGCAGTGGGCTTCTCGAAGATGCAAAGAAATTAGCTTCtgaatttgaagaaaaatatgacaAATATGATGTAGTTATTTTGAATGCAATGCTCTCTGCCTATTGCAGAGCAGGGGAAATAGAGAATGTAATGAGCATGATGAAGAAGATGGATGACTCTGCAATTAGTCCTGATTGGAATACCTTTAATATTCTTATAAGATATTTCTGCAAGGAGAAGCTGTATTTGCTTGCTTATCGTACCATGCAGGACATGCATAGAAAAGGTCACCAGCCAGAGGAG gGACTTTGTTCCTCTTTAATTTATTATCTTGGAAAGACAGATGCACATTCAGAAGCATTTTCTGTATATAACATGCTGAGATATAGCAAAAGAACCATATCCAAATCCCTTCATGAGAAGATTTTGCACATTTTGATTGCTGGGCGCCTTCTCAAAGATGCTTATGTAGTTGTCAAG GACAATGCAGGATTCATCTCCCGGCCGGCTATCAAAAGGTTTGCTGTCAACTTCATGAGATCTGGCAATGTAAACTTAATCAATGATGTGATGAAGGCTATGCACAGCTCTGGCCACCGGATTGATCAG GAATTATTTGATATGGCTATATCACGCTACGTTTCAAAACCAGAAAAGAAGGAACTACTTCTGCAGTTACTGGAGTGGATGTCTGGTCAAGGCTATGTTATTGATCCATCAACAAGAAATTTGATTCTGAAGAACTCTCACTTGTTTGGCCATCAACTTATTGCTGAGTCATTGTCCAAGCAGCTTGTGGTGTCAAAAAAGGTGAAACCTCACAAGGAAAATGCAAGATAA